One part of the Sphingobacterium sp. LZ7M1 genome encodes these proteins:
- a CDS encoding ferritin-like domain-containing protein, which yields MNLFNIFDQIMQVDPEFDERVSPRRRAIRNMMSFGKKVSIAAMPFVLSDLFKRGYGQAPTDVNGVLNYALTLEYLEAEYYTKGAAASNLVPSGKPAGAIATIRNHEVAHVAFLKQVLGEKAVSKPIFDFTAGGAFPNVFSNYDTFLALAQAFEDTGVRAYKGQAGLLKGNQVVLTAALQIHSAEARHASHIRQMRKARGGAAADQKPWITGANDSGIGAAVDPVYAGEDNKVQADVDITMLPGIGGKISTAAATQSFDEPLSASAVLDIAKLFIK from the coding sequence ATGAATTTATTTAACATCTTTGACCAGATTATGCAAGTCGATCCAGAGTTCGACGAGCGAGTGAGCCCTCGTCGCCGGGCGATCCGAAATATGATGTCCTTTGGCAAAAAGGTGAGCATTGCCGCGATGCCCTTTGTACTTAGCGATCTTTTTAAACGTGGCTATGGCCAGGCACCTACCGATGTGAACGGTGTTCTGAACTATGCGCTAACGCTTGAATACCTTGAAGCGGAGTATTATACAAAAGGTGCAGCAGCATCAAATTTAGTGCCCTCAGGCAAACCCGCGGGGGCTATTGCAACCATTCGCAACCATGAAGTTGCCCATGTGGCATTTTTAAAACAGGTACTTGGAGAGAAAGCGGTTTCCAAACCAATATTCGATTTTACAGCTGGAGGTGCTTTTCCCAATGTTTTCAGTAATTATGACACCTTTCTTGCGCTTGCCCAAGCCTTTGAGGACACCGGTGTACGTGCATACAAAGGACAGGCCGGCCTATTAAAGGGTAATCAAGTTGTGTTAACGGCAGCATTGCAGATCCATTCGGCAGAGGCTAGGCATGCCTCCCATATCCGACAGATGCGCAAGGCCAGAGGAGGAGCTGCAGCCGATCAGAAACCGTGGATAACAGGAGCAAACGATTCAGGCATAGGCGCTGCCGTAGATCCAGTTTATGCGGGGGAAGATAACAAAGTTCAGGCTGATGTGGATATAACAATGTTGCCAGGAATAGGTGGTAAAATTTCCACTGCCGCTGCGACACAATCGTTTGACGAACCGTTGTCTGCTTCAGCTGTTCTAGATATCGCGAAACTTTTCATAAAATAG
- a CDS encoding anti-sigma factor: MGLATEEEVGILECIRKNSPEVQQAILDVQLLLEDLASNEAIAPHEDIKPSIWDRLSTLTVEEQATLSATVNGNTQIEGKEMEKRNTLPNLGTKRWMPLTIAASVLLILSLASNILLLNYRERDLEKMQQAISSNQESLDKLKDVNERWQIIQRPSVETITLHGIEKYPEAKAVLFWDTKTSDVFLSVSNLPLVPSGKQYQLWAIVDGQPVDAGLLPLSNDHSMVKMHHIDKAEAFAITLENEGGSLVPTLTEMYVMGNI, encoded by the coding sequence TTGGGGCTCGCCACCGAGGAGGAAGTGGGCATCCTGGAATGCATACGTAAAAATTCACCAGAAGTCCAACAGGCGATTCTTGATGTGCAATTACTCCTGGAAGATCTGGCTAGCAATGAAGCCATTGCTCCCCATGAAGATATTAAACCATCGATATGGGATCGATTGTCCACATTAACAGTGGAGGAGCAAGCCACTCTCTCTGCTACCGTCAACGGCAATACTCAGATTGAAGGCAAAGAAATGGAAAAGAGAAATACTCTTCCGAATTTGGGAACAAAAAGATGGATGCCATTGACCATAGCAGCTTCAGTCCTATTAATCCTAAGTTTAGCCTCGAACATTCTACTCTTGAACTATAGGGAAAGAGATCTAGAAAAAATGCAACAAGCAATTTCTTCAAATCAAGAATCCCTAGACAAGTTGAAAGATGTAAACGAACGTTGGCAAATAATACAACGTCCTTCGGTTGAGACCATCACCTTGCATGGTATTGAAAAGTATCCTGAGGCCAAAGCGGTTCTCTTTTGGGACACTAAAACTTCCGATGTTTTTTTATCTGTATCAAACCTACCCCTGGTACCTTCAGGAAAACAGTACCAACTTTGGGCTATTGTTGATGGTCAGCCAGTTGATGCAGGACTACTCCCTCTTTCCAATGATCATTCCATGGTGAAAATGCACCATATTGACAAGGCAGAGGCTTTTGCAATAACATTGGAAAATGAAGGAGGCAGTTTAGTACCGACCCTTACAGAAATGTATGTGATGGGAAATATTTAG
- a CDS encoding RNA polymerase sigma factor has protein sequence MSPIQHLSEDTLIDLLKKRDRRAFNYLYDNYAGALYGIIIRIVIHKEYAEEVIQDVFVKIWKHVDLFNQDKGRLYTWMINIARNASLDYLRSKGVQNEQKNQSFPDIVNNKESHIFASTDQADKSDYIGFGTVLDKLKPEWRKLIEMAYYHGYSQQEIADQLHIPLGTVKTRVRSALIQLREILKEQ, from the coding sequence TTGAGTCCAATACAGCACTTATCTGAAGATACACTAATCGATTTATTGAAGAAAAGAGATCGGCGTGCGTTTAATTATCTATACGATAATTATGCAGGCGCATTATACGGTATCATAATCCGCATTGTAATACATAAAGAATATGCAGAGGAGGTAATACAGGATGTGTTTGTCAAAATATGGAAGCACGTCGACTTATTTAATCAGGACAAAGGCAGGCTGTACACCTGGATGATAAACATTGCACGCAATGCTTCCCTGGACTACCTTAGATCAAAGGGTGTTCAGAACGAACAAAAAAACCAATCATTTCCAGATATCGTAAATAATAAAGAAAGTCATATTTTTGCGAGTACTGACCAAGCTGATAAGTCTGATTATATTGGTTTTGGTACCGTGCTGGATAAATTAAAACCTGAGTGGAGAAAGCTCATTGAAATGGCATATTATCACGGTTATTCGCAGCAAGAAATCGCCGACCAACTTCATATCCCGCTAGGTACGGTGAAAACAAGGGTAAGGTCGGCTTTAATTCAGTTACGTGAGATTTTGAAAGAACAATAA
- a CDS encoding DUF6766 family protein, whose amino-acid sequence MKANRSFFYRNSLLIVFISLFLLALIGQIYFGWKESVSEYQKHGKELLFGDYLFSGHFISATFENFQSEFLQMALYVILTIFLRQVGSAESKEIDKKEEVDREPIYRPGAPAPVKSGGWRLLIYKHSLSIAFLILFIASWGLHLFGSYKGKMEENALEGKPSISISDYLTEPTFWFETFQNWQSEFLSVASIVILTIFLRQKGSPESKPVDSPHWKTGK is encoded by the coding sequence ATGAAAGCAAATAGAAGTTTTTTTTACAGGAATTCATTATTAATCGTTTTTATTTCTTTGTTCTTGTTGGCCCTGATTGGTCAGATTTACTTTGGTTGGAAGGAAAGTGTTAGTGAATATCAAAAACATGGGAAGGAACTTTTATTTGGTGATTATTTATTTTCTGGCCATTTTATATCAGCGACATTTGAAAATTTTCAAAGCGAATTCCTTCAGATGGCGCTTTATGTTATACTTACTATTTTCCTTCGCCAAGTTGGATCAGCTGAATCAAAGGAAATAGACAAAAAAGAAGAGGTAGATCGGGAACCCATTTACAGACCAGGCGCTCCAGCGCCAGTGAAAAGTGGCGGATGGAGACTCTTAATATACAAACACTCACTTTCTATTGCGTTTTTGATTCTTTTTATAGCATCTTGGGGATTACATTTATTCGGCAGTTATAAGGGGAAAATGGAGGAGAATGCACTTGAAGGTAAGCCCTCCATATCGATAAGTGATTATTTGACTGAACCCACTTTTTGGTTCGAAACTTTTCAGAATTGGCAAAGCGAATTTCTATCGGTTGCTTCAATAGTTATATTAACAATTTTTCTTCGTCAAAAAGGCTCACCAGAATCCAAACCAGTTGACAGTCCACATTGGAAAACAGGAAAATAG
- a CDS encoding helix-hairpin-helix domain-containing protein, translated as MNPSEIISKLKELQARGEHMVSISELLDFIQRRNEELLYGVDLFNEQFSLDPQLVTLLNDHGINTVGDLCSKSITDLLRIKSFGKRRGYQIYDFLRQFNLKLAP; from the coding sequence ATGAATCCCTCAGAAATCATATCCAAATTGAAAGAACTTCAAGCAAGGGGAGAACACATGGTCTCCATATCGGAATTGTTGGACTTTATTCAGCGGCGAAATGAAGAGCTGCTGTATGGAGTAGACCTTTTTAATGAACAGTTTTCCTTAGACCCACAATTAGTAACCCTTTTAAATGACCATGGAATAAATACGGTAGGTGATTTATGCAGTAAATCCATAACCGATCTATTGAGAATAAAATCTTTTGGTAAAAGGAGGGGCTACCAAATCTATGATTTTCTGAGGCAGTTTAATCTAAAATTGGCTCCCTGA
- the mobC gene encoding conjugal transfer protein MobC: MALQTGENEQALRKIVDLTRWIAIGLLLIHFYAKGYNWFRELGWQHAFTDSIMLMLHRTGLFSSMLTSKMLALGFLLISLMGAKGKKDEKITYQKPIAYILIGLLLYFFSDVAFQIPLTYELRLYGYMLLASCGFLTFLMGGTWMTRVISAKIVQSDIFNRENETFPQHEELLENEYSINLPATYLLKNKVRKSWVNIINPFRGILVLGSPGSGKSYFIIRHIISQHIQKGFSMFIYDFKFDDLTTIAYNHYLKYCRTNASPLKFYSINFDDLSRSSRCNPLDPSSMIDITDAAESARTILLGLNREWIKRQGDFFVESPINFLTAIIWYLRRYRQGEFCTLPHAIELLQLDYDSLFSLLRADREIEVLVNPFINAYLNDAMEQLEGQIASAKIALARLSSPQLYYILSGNDFTLDINNPQEPKLVTMGNNPQKIQIYGAVLSLYINRLVKLVNQKGKIKSSLIFDEFPTIYLNNIDSLIATARDNLVSTSIAIQDLSQLRKDYGREQSDVIMNISGNVLSGQVNGDTAKQLSERFGKILQDRESYSLNSADTSISRSKQLEYAIPASKISSLSSGEFVGMVADNPKSKIMLKAFHCSIINDHHLLEKEIKDYKKIPIVRQLTTEQVITNFNQIKKDIEDLAFHEMRRISDSPSLAYLLVKK, from the coding sequence ATGGCACTACAGACCGGAGAAAATGAACAGGCACTTCGAAAGATAGTCGACCTCACACGTTGGATAGCAATCGGACTGCTCCTGATTCACTTCTATGCGAAAGGATACAATTGGTTTAGGGAGTTAGGTTGGCAACATGCGTTCACCGATAGCATCATGCTGATGCTGCATAGGACCGGTCTTTTCAGCAGCATGCTGACCTCGAAGATGCTCGCACTGGGATTTTTATTGATTTCCTTGATGGGTGCAAAAGGAAAAAAAGATGAAAAAATCACATATCAAAAACCCATTGCCTATATATTAATCGGGTTATTATTATATTTCTTTAGCGATGTAGCTTTCCAAATACCGCTTACTTATGAGCTTCGGTTATATGGATATATGTTGCTGGCAAGCTGCGGCTTTTTGACCTTTCTAATGGGCGGTACTTGGATGACTAGGGTAATTTCTGCTAAAATAGTCCAATCCGACATTTTTAACAGGGAAAATGAAACCTTTCCACAGCATGAAGAACTCCTGGAAAATGAATATTCCATTAACCTGCCGGCGACCTACCTATTAAAGAATAAGGTGCGCAAAAGTTGGGTCAACATCATTAATCCATTCCGAGGGATATTGGTTCTGGGAAGTCCAGGTTCAGGTAAGTCCTATTTCATCATTCGGCATATTATCAGCCAGCATATTCAAAAAGGATTTTCGATGTTCATTTATGATTTCAAGTTTGATGATTTGACGACCATTGCCTATAATCATTACTTGAAGTATTGCAGAACTAACGCAAGTCCCTTAAAATTTTACAGCATCAATTTCGATGACCTGAGCCGGTCGAGTCGTTGCAATCCCCTTGATCCTAGCTCCATGATCGACATTACTGATGCAGCGGAAAGTGCTCGGACAATTCTTTTGGGACTGAACCGGGAATGGATAAAGCGCCAGGGAGATTTTTTTGTCGAGTCGCCCATCAATTTCCTGACGGCCATCATTTGGTATTTACGGCGGTATCGACAGGGGGAATTTTGTACGCTTCCCCATGCCATTGAACTGTTGCAGTTAGATTACGACTCCTTATTTTCACTTCTGCGCGCCGATAGGGAAATCGAGGTACTCGTCAATCCCTTCATCAACGCTTACCTTAATGATGCCATGGAACAACTCGAAGGACAGATTGCATCGGCCAAGATTGCTTTGGCAAGGCTCTCCTCCCCCCAATTATATTACATCCTTTCGGGAAATGACTTTACTTTGGACATCAATAACCCGCAGGAGCCTAAATTAGTGACCATGGGTAACAATCCCCAGAAAATTCAGATCTATGGAGCCGTGCTTTCCCTGTACATCAACCGATTGGTCAAATTGGTCAATCAGAAAGGAAAGATCAAGTCAAGCTTGATCTTTGATGAGTTTCCAACAATATACCTCAATAATATCGATAGTCTGATCGCAACGGCCCGCGACAATTTAGTCTCCACCAGCATCGCCATTCAGGATCTAAGTCAACTGCGCAAGGATTATGGCCGTGAGCAGTCCGACGTGATCATGAACATATCTGGAAACGTGTTGTCCGGGCAGGTAAATGGAGATACGGCAAAACAGCTTTCCGAGCGTTTCGGAAAGATATTGCAGGACAGGGAAAGCTATTCGCTGAACAGTGCCGACACTTCGATCAGTCGTTCCAAGCAGCTCGAATATGCTATTCCGGCATCTAAAATCTCTTCGCTGAGTTCCGGTGAGTTTGTGGGCATGGTTGCCGACAATCCAAAAAGCAAGATAATGCTCAAAGCATTTCATTGTTCCATAATCAATGATCATCATTTATTGGAAAAGGAGATTAAAGATTATAAAAAGATACCAATCGTTCGCCAGCTAACCACTGAGCAGGTAATCACAAACTTCAATCAGATAAAGAAGGATATCGAAGATTTGGCATTCCATGAAATGAGGCGCATTTCCGATAGCCCTTCCCTGGCCTATTTATTGGTTAAGAAATAA
- a CDS encoding relaxase/mobilization nuclease domain-containing protein, whose amino-acid sequence MVAVIKTGSSIRRIFLYNENKIELGVARCLSAINYPMEAHQMNASMRLNRLLQQAALNSKVMRNSVHISLNFDPTEKDLSDDRLIEIAKRYMEGIGFSDQPFLIYRHFDAAHPHIHIVSIKVRSDGSRIDMHNMGRNQSEKIRSLIEREFNLVKAGQSTQKLSHIPKGIDLAKVQYGRSETRAAIQHVLEEVLNSYSFSNLHQLNAILRQFNVLADRGSERSRIFTNKGLLYRLMDEHGNKVGVPIKASDLFSRPTLKNLQGRFEQKQSYRKQHKERIIYSIDKAMLGQFKDIEEFKERLKRQAIHVVLRENASGVVYGITYVDHKNKCVFNGSELGKQYSAKAILARLADPALEKNSIKHQDRPFVRLNIAPARSDPNKVNGRPGITMKVVSIAKNPFETLFNFPDSADYIPHTFKKRRKKKKRKIQY is encoded by the coding sequence ATGGTTGCAGTGATCAAGACTGGAAGTTCCATCCGCCGGATATTTTTGTACAATGAAAACAAAATTGAGCTTGGAGTGGCAAGGTGCCTCTCCGCTATAAATTATCCGATGGAGGCGCACCAGATGAATGCCTCCATGCGGTTGAATAGGCTCTTGCAACAAGCTGCTTTAAACAGTAAGGTTATGCGCAATAGCGTTCACATTTCCTTGAACTTTGATCCGACCGAAAAGGATCTATCTGATGATAGGTTGATCGAGATCGCTAAACGTTATATGGAAGGGATCGGTTTTTCGGATCAGCCCTTTCTCATTTACCGGCACTTTGATGCTGCACATCCTCATATTCATATAGTAAGTATCAAGGTACGCTCAGATGGAAGTCGCATCGACATGCACAACATGGGCCGCAACCAATCCGAAAAGATCAGGTCTTTGATTGAGCGGGAATTCAATTTGGTCAAAGCAGGTCAAAGTACGCAGAAGTTGTCGCATATTCCCAAAGGTATTGATCTCGCCAAGGTGCAATATGGACGGAGTGAGACCCGAGCAGCCATTCAGCATGTATTGGAGGAGGTACTGAATTCCTACAGCTTTAGTAATCTCCATCAGTTGAATGCCATTCTTCGACAGTTCAATGTGCTAGCAGACCGAGGAAGCGAACGGTCTAGGATCTTTACCAACAAGGGTTTGCTGTATCGTCTAATGGATGAGCATGGTAATAAGGTTGGCGTCCCAATCAAGGCTAGTGATTTATTCAGCAGACCCACATTAAAGAATTTACAGGGTCGCTTTGAGCAAAAGCAATCATATCGAAAGCAGCACAAGGAACGGATAATATACTCCATCGATAAGGCCATGCTGGGGCAATTTAAGGATATCGAGGAATTTAAGGAAAGACTTAAACGACAGGCCATTCATGTGGTGCTCCGAGAAAACGCCAGTGGGGTTGTTTATGGCATTACCTATGTAGATCACAAGAACAAGTGCGTATTCAATGGAAGCGAGCTTGGCAAGCAATACAGTGCCAAGGCTATATTAGCACGATTGGCTGATCCAGCCCTTGAGAAGAATTCCATAAAGCACCAGGACCGTCCTTTCGTTAGGTTGAATATTGCCCCAGCTCGATCCGATCCAAATAAGGTTAATGGTAGGCCTGGAATTACGATGAAGGTTGTTTCGATAGCTAAGAACCCTTTTGAAACACTTTTCAATTTCCCAGATTCCGCAGATTACATTCCCCATACCTTTAAGAAACGTAGGAAAAAGAAGAAGCGAAAAATCCAGTATTGA
- a CDS encoding plasmid mobilization relaxosome protein MobC, protein MDRKNQNRSRIVGVRLTVSEFHKLEQQWRGSTCRKLSEYARSVLLGKPIIRSYRNKSLDESMTLLIQLRNELNAIGINLNQSVKKLHTFSPQSDMKPWILNHQLQARLLSNKLAEIKLLIQKMGETWLQ, encoded by the coding sequence ATGGATAGAAAAAATCAAAATAGAAGCAGAATCGTTGGTGTTCGGTTAACAGTTTCTGAATTCCATAAATTGGAGCAGCAGTGGCGAGGTTCAACCTGTAGAAAACTGAGTGAATATGCTCGTTCGGTTTTGTTAGGCAAGCCAATTATAAGGTCTTATCGCAATAAGTCCTTGGACGAGAGCATGACCCTGCTCATTCAGCTTCGTAATGAACTCAATGCCATTGGAATCAATCTCAATCAGTCGGTAAAGAAGCTGCATACCTTCTCTCCTCAATCAGATATGAAGCCTTGGATCCTGAATCATCAGCTCCAGGCTAGGTTACTTTCCAATAAACTAGCGGAGATTAAATTGCTCATTCAAAAGATGGGGGAAACATGGTTGCAGTGA
- a CDS encoding HNH endonuclease yields the protein MNFSDLYGIHGKGFIECHHIFPIAKHGKRTTTLDDLALVCSNCHRMLHRKNIDSGFYTIEELKSLVAIRRNNVENL from the coding sequence GTGAATTTTAGCGATTTATACGGAATTCATGGAAAGGGTTTTATAGAGTGTCATCATATATTTCCAATCGCTAAACATGGAAAAAGAACAACTACCCTTGATGATTTGGCTTTAGTTTGTTCGAACTGTCATCGGATGTTGCATCGAAAAAATATAGATAGCGGATTTTACACAATAGAAGAATTGAAGTCATTGGTGGCTATTCGTCGTAACAATGTTGAAAATCTTTGA
- a CDS encoding ATP-binding protein: MILIVDDKPENIFSLEKTLQAKGFRTDSALAGEEALKKCLKNEYALIILDVQMPEMDGYEVAEFLSSTKKTKDIPIIFLSAVNREKKYITKGYDSGGIDYITKPVDPDILLLKVKTFYRLYEQTAALHKIQNELQREVEWRKSAQKDLSSKFEELKATLESLPQVAFTTDSRGNVDFVNEQWLRYSHDKTTWPELHPEDGHIFEKWRLQLGDLLPLEAEVRLREKHSENYRYHILKIVPVAQGSGGHRWVGTMTDIDERKQLENKKDEFLSVASHELKTPLTSIKAFAEISLRSMKDIQEHRAYSYLSKVKKQAEKLHTLVEDLLDISRLENGGMKLTLQEIDIETVIQQAVDSALVEHQAAEMRIERTGTKIDRRILADPLRLEQVLSNYLSNAIKYAPGSQAVRIHTYVEKNFLSVEVSDNGIGIPEHKIPFVFDKFYRVQEASAKFQGLGLGLHICKEIITLHGGTCGVRSKLGEGSTFYFTLPFNK, encoded by the coding sequence ATGATCCTAATAGTTGACGATAAACCCGAAAATATCTTTTCGCTGGAAAAAACCCTTCAAGCAAAAGGTTTTCGGACCGATTCTGCCCTTGCGGGAGAAGAGGCCCTGAAAAAATGCCTCAAGAACGAATATGCCCTGATCATCCTTGACGTACAGATGCCCGAAATGGACGGATATGAAGTTGCGGAGTTTCTTTCTTCGACAAAAAAAACCAAGGATATCCCGATAATTTTCCTGTCCGCTGTCAACCGTGAAAAGAAGTATATCACAAAGGGCTACGATTCCGGAGGCATCGATTACATTACCAAGCCGGTGGACCCGGACATCCTTTTGTTAAAGGTGAAGACCTTCTATCGGCTCTACGAACAGACGGCAGCCCTGCATAAAATTCAGAATGAGCTACAACGGGAGGTCGAATGGCGCAAATCAGCGCAAAAAGATCTCTCCTCAAAATTTGAGGAGCTGAAGGCCACCCTTGAGTCATTGCCCCAGGTCGCCTTCACCACTGATTCCAGGGGGAATGTTGATTTCGTTAATGAGCAGTGGCTACGGTATTCTCATGATAAGACGACATGGCCAGAGCTACATCCCGAAGACGGACACATATTTGAGAAATGGAGGCTTCAATTGGGTGACCTGTTGCCATTGGAGGCTGAAGTGAGGCTTCGCGAAAAACATTCTGAGAATTACCGGTACCATATCCTAAAGATTGTGCCCGTAGCTCAGGGGTCAGGTGGGCACAGATGGGTGGGTACCATGACCGATATAGATGAGCGAAAACAGTTAGAAAATAAAAAAGATGAATTCTTGAGTGTTGCGAGCCACGAACTCAAGACCCCTTTGACCAGTATCAAGGCCTTTGCAGAAATATCTTTGCGTTCAATGAAGGATATTCAAGAGCACCGTGCATACAGCTATCTATCCAAGGTTAAGAAACAGGCCGAAAAGCTCCATACTTTGGTTGAGGACCTACTGGACATATCCCGGTTGGAAAACGGGGGGATGAAACTCACACTCCAGGAAATTGATATCGAGACTGTCATCCAACAGGCTGTTGATTCGGCATTGGTAGAACATCAAGCGGCGGAAATGAGAATAGAGCGAACAGGTACAAAGATAGATAGGCGGATTTTGGCGGATCCCCTAAGATTGGAGCAGGTCCTTTCAAACTACCTCAGCAATGCCATAAAATATGCTCCCGGTTCCCAAGCGGTCCGCATCCACACCTATGTTGAGAAAAATTTCCTGTCCGTAGAGGTCTCCGATAATGGGATAGGGATCCCAGAACACAAAATTCCTTTCGTCTTTGATAAGTTCTATAGGGTGCAGGAAGCATCAGCAAAGTTCCAGGGCCTGGGCCTCGGACTGCACATATGCAAAGAGATCATTACCCTCCACGGTGGAACCTGCGGGGTCAGGAGCAAGCTTGGAGAAGGTTCGACATTTTATTTTACCCTACCATTCAATAAATAA